The sequence GTTATCACTGTCGACCAGAACTTGTGCCTGAAGCTGATGGAGCTCCTCCTGCAGTTGGGCTGACTCGTGTTGCATATTTTGCACTGTAGTCATTACCTGCTGTTTCCactcttccattttctttactTGTTGTTTTAACTTATCGCGTTCCTGTAGAAGCTCCTCGAACTGATTACTATTAACACCTCCAACCTCATTTTCAGTGTTGGATGTTTGTAAAACTGTCAATAAGGTCTGACATTTCTGACTTAATGCATCTATTTCAATGTCTTTTTCTCGAATGATACGTGATAAATTCTGAATAGTTTCTCTAAACATATCTTGGCCACTACTTTCAAACCTTGTggacaattttttattttcatcttgcagCTTATTGAGAGCTGCTTCTTTTGCAGCAACTATATCCATCATCTTGTGATATTCTGTTTTTAGATGGCTATTTTCCCTAGTCTTCTCACTCAAAACAGCTAGTACCTGTTCTCGTTCCATAGCATAGGCCTGCAGCTGCTGTTGAAGGTAAACAACATCCTGGGGGTAGGAAGCTGTAGAAATTCGAGCATGAAGAGCTTGTATCTCCAAATCTTTCTGCTGGATAATCTGAGTTAGTTTACCAACCTCATCTCTGGAAAGCTGATCAATCTGTTTAGTTAGAGATATATTCTTTTCATTCAGAAGTTTAATCTCCAATTCTcgttcttttattccttttactaATCTTTCGGTTTCAGCTTTAGATAAATCATGCTTTTCACTTCCATTTTCTATATTAAGGCCCTGAACTTTTGTTTCTTGAAAAATAACAGAATTCTCTGTTTGAACGTCCTGTCTTTCTTCATGCAACTGGGTTTTGATTTGTTCAATTGTTTTTTGCAAactcttaatttcctcatctttctcTAAAAAGAGCTGGGTGTGTGTGGCGTTCATTTGCTCATGCTGGTATCTAAACTCATCCATTTCCTTCTTCTGCTCCTGTAAAGACTGAAGCAGCTGTATTTTACTCTGGTTTTGATCTTCAATTATCTTTTGATgatgttttatttcctctttaagaTTATCCTTTAATATATTCAGCTGATTCACCTCAGATTCTAGCTCTGTAATACTATCAAGGGTTTTAGGCTCAGCCACAGGTGCAGCTCGACTCTGCTGTTCCCTGAGTCGTTCCAACTCTTCTTTCAGatgattgttttcttctttcatggATCCAAGACTTCTGTCTTTTTCCTCTATGGTTTgccttaaattttcattttttcttaaggCCTGAGTATATTTATCTAATTCCTCCTGAAGCTCTGAACTTCTTTCTTTaagtttttcaataaaaatttcattctcatttacaaGTTGGGTCAATTGCTTCTGCTCTTCTAAGCTAGATGACAAAATTTTCTTAGTTTCCTTATGATCAGTATCCATCTGCTTGATATTCTTTTTGAGTTCTGCTATTTCAAAGTCTTTCTCTTGATTGAGTTTAATTAAATGTTCATGGTCCAGCTGTAAAGCAGAGATACTCAAATTACGTGCATTGGACAGTTCTTCCATGGTTTGCTCATACTTGTTTGTTTCTTCCAACAGCCTCTTTTCAGCCCGACACAATTCTGCATCTAACTGTTCTTTCTCGATTTTTAGAGCCTCCACAATAgcgtttttttcctgagaaatcTGATTGTTACCAGCAATAGACTCTTCCAACTGATGTCTTACATTTTCACATGCTAAATTcaacttttcattttccattttgagATCAAAAGcaactttctttaaattttcattgAGCTGTTCTATTTCTGAAAGATTTTGCCTTAAGTTTCTGACTTCGGCTTCCCTTTCTTTAAGTAAGTCATCCTTAAAATTACTGTTAGAGTCTCGATTAAGAAGAGACTGCGTTATTAACTCATCCCTGACTCTAGAAAGCTCCTCCTCCTTTTGTTTAATACGTTCCTGAAGTTCAAAGTTCTCCTTCTGgatgtttaaattttttgtgtGCAATTTATTTAGCTGATCTACTAAATCTGCTACTTTATCCTCAAGCTTCTGCTTGGTTAAATGTAAATCACTTACTACCAGTTCACTTTGAATTAACTTTTCTTTCTGCACGTCTAACTCTTTAGTAatgttcattttatcattttcaagTTGATGAACTCTCTTTTTTTCATCATTTAGATCTTTTTTCAGTTTACTGATGACATTATCTCCCTCGTTTTCTTGTTTTGATAGCTGATCTTTGATCAAAATcatgtgctgaaagaaaaattaatttgcatGGTAACTTTAAAACATTCTCTCATTTTAGTACCTAAAGGAAACTTTATAAAATGTCACACATAATAGAAGAATAATCCTCAGACATTTCTAATCCTTCTAATTTTGttgggaacttttaaaaaattcccaacaaaattatttattaattatcttACAGCAAATCTATTTAATTGTTTTAGAGATTAGAACTTAAAAGCAAAGAAGATAAATGATATAtgttatatcatatatataaacgATAATTGATATTTTCAACTCTTAAACACTGAAGCAGGGAGACAAgctacagcccatgggccaaatcacACCTgcacctgtttttgtaagtaaatTCTTATTGGAACAGAGCCAGGCTCGTTCATTTACATAtgacaacagcagagctgagtagctgcAACTGCAACTACAGGGCCTGCAAAACCAAAGATATTTACTATCTAACACTTTacaaaaaaagtttgccaacctctacAACTTGAGCATCAATTAACTAAAATATTGACTAAATCACCGAAATTAAATCACGCCAGTTTTGCTTATTAATCCAGTGTTCAGTCTACTGAGTAGAACATGCTGCTGCGCTGTCTTTaatatatcataaaatataatttaataaaatatattgttaccTTTGTAGCCTCTTGGTTCTGTTTATCCAATTCTTCTAACTCAGCTATTAGTATTTCCTTTTCAGTAATGCTCTGATTGAGTTCTTGTTCCTTTGCCTCCAAATTACGTCTTAAATCACATAATTCTGAATCCAAATCCATGTCCCTTGCAGCTGTACTTTTAATTACTTCATATTCATTGTTCAATTTTGAAAGTGATATTTGCAGTTCTTCCTTAaatgaaaaaaggggaaaaaaaacaacacatactATCAACTAGAAGAAGAGacaccaaaagattaaaaatatacatatataagcaaAACTTGGGAATGTATTTTTAGATGCTCTGTGTTGGAAACATTATTGAATAATACCTCAGCACTAATACATAAAATTCAACAAGTCACAGCCTTCATTCATGTACAATTTTATTTGCAGCTTCAAGCAAAACATTTCTATAGTCCTAGACAAGATGCAACAACTGTAAGTTTGTCCTCCACCTCCAACTTCTTTACACAAAACTTTCCCATTTGAGAGCCTTCCCACTCCCATTCCCACTCCCACTCTCACTGCTGCTTCCCTTCCgtctcctccttccccccaacacacatactTTTCAAAACGTCCAGAGCCTTCCAGCTCCCTTCACTTCCATCCCTAACGTCCCTAACATCACCACCAACAGCCCCAGGCAAAAATGTAAACTATCGATATTCATTTGCTCTGAAGTTTGTCCTctctaattagaaaataaaaggctTCTTTTCCCTCATAAAAGTAATTTCCCTTGTAACTGGCTTCTGTCAGAACATGAAACCTTTTCTTGACCCAAGAAAgaaccctcctttccttcctttaccTTCTAACCTAAGCAGACTAGGTTCCCCTCTCTAACCTAACATTCCTAAAGATACACCtgtatgtgattttttaaagcacattttatGTTCTGTTCTATTTGTATTTAATGCTTTTCCTCCAAAATCCCAGACATGGGACAGTTCTCTATGCTTCAACATTATTTCAACCTCTGAATATGATGTTTGTGATAAACCCTCTATCACTGTAAAGACATCTTTCATTgactgagatttttaaaagcaaacttcTATGGaatctattttaaagtaaataagaaTCTCAAATTTTCATAAGCAGTCTAACATATACCTTACAAAAGAGACCAATGAAAACTATATTAGAACATCTGCCTTACAATTCTCATTCCCTTCCAATTCAAAAGTTTATTCTGAACCACAACTGAAAGATGGAAATATCATTCTCTTATGCCTTTCTAGAGTTATTTGTTCAATTAAGAgaaccacagggacttccctggtgacgcagtggttaagactccacgctccccatGCAGTGGgcccggcttcgatccctggtcaggaaactagatcccacatgcatgccgcaactaagagttcacatgccacaactaagaagcccgcctgccgcaactaagacctggcacaaccaaataaataaataaatattttttaaaaattaaaaaaaaaaaagagaaccacaaaagggacttccctggtggtccagtggttaagactctgcgctccctcTGCAAGGGGTGCaacttcgatccctggtcagggaactaagatcccacatgccgtgcagtgtggccaaaaataaacaaacaaacaaataataaataaataaaataaaattctaagaagAGAACCACAAAATTTTTTGTCATGTGGATCTTAAGAATACACatgaccaggacttccctggtggtgtagtggttaagaatccgcctgccaatacaggggacacaggttcgatccctgatccgggaagaccccacatgccatggagcaactaagcccgtgcaccacaactactgagcctgcgctcttgagcctgcaagccacaactactgagcccaagagtcacaactactgaagcctgagcacctacagcccgtgctccgcaacaagagaagccaccgcaatgagaagcctgcatacggcaaccaagagtagcccccactcgccacgactagagaaagcccgtgcacagcaacaaagacccaacacaggcaatacataaataaataaattaaattaaatattaaaaaaaaaaaaaagaatgcacatgACCTTGCAGGTATTTTTGGCATTCTTAACCAGTGAGCAGACCCATAGCAGACACAATTCAAGCAAGAGTTGCAGTAGATTACCTAACAtcaaaagaaaggagaaacagcTAATCGGGAATAGCTACAGAATCCAAAATTATCATGAGGAGGTTACAGGCCCTATCAGAATACATGCAGAGATTTGCAAACTACAAAATACACTTAGACCAGTCAGAGAAAGGAATAACTGAATGAGCTGAATGCAATGGAAGcagaaaagaacagaggaaacatatataatatagtaatTAAAAAATGACTGGAAGACACTACCGGCATTTAGTGGGTAGAAAAAGTGGGGGCAAGGAACCTACAATGCAGAGTACACAACTAAGAATTCTCCCACCTGAATGCCGATAGTGcccctttgagaaacactgcctatGTACTAATGTGCAAGGATactgaaaatataatattaaggTATGTATGAACAGTATATATAGTATgctaatatttgtatttttaaaagatatttatatatataaaatcatatatgcatagatatagtctggaaagatacacaagaaactGGTAAGCAAGAACACCTCTGAGGAAGAGACCAACCAACAGAAGTGTGAAGGATACTATATTTGTACTGTCTGAAGTTTTTCAGGATGTATTACTGAATATATACATCAGGAAATatgtgttacttttttaaaaattaagattttaaattGAGCTGAGACACTGgcctgtaataataataaataataccagCTTACAACTGTTCTATATTTAAGAAGCTGCCTTAACCAAGGACTTATCCCCCAAGTGGTACAAACATAAAAATACCTTTCCCCATTTCCAACATTGCATTACAGAATCTTATTCCATCCTTGCGACCAGTATACATATTTCTACCACTGAGAATGTCCCTCTTTACCTCTCACCATTAAGAAATTCCCGTCCACCACAGCAGACATACTCGGGGGCATATAAGTAGTATATAGTTACTATAGTATGCCACTCCAGACTCCCGACCCACCTGTGTATGTTGCTGCTGACAGGACCTCATCTGAAACCAAAACAGAGCCTTTACCTATCTTTTCTGCTCATATCTGTATGCTTACTGGCTTATCTTTAAACATAAACCCTAGCCAGCCTCTCATACTCTGAACCTTGCCCAAGTACTTCAACCTGGCCTGACCAGCATCAATGAGATCAGCTTTATCCTCAGGACTCTCAAGAACTAAATACTCCATTTTGATAAAAACTGGCCCTTAGCTATGACCTACAATTTTAATTCTGCCCCCATATTTATTGCACTCACCTTTTCTTGATTCAGTAATGAATTCTCTTTTTCTAAAACTTGGACATGCATTTTAAGTTTCAGATTGTCTTCGGCAAGATTGTTAtcctataaaaatgttaaaacactgTGTTTTCAAATAACAAGAAATTTAAAGTTTACAAAAAAGCAGGCAAGCTATACAATTGTGCATTTCTACTCTTCagtgatatataaaaattataagcatAAAACACTGGACCATCTAAAACCAGTCATTTTATAGACATTCTTAAAGAgaatttctttattatatttgaaaaaacatgtaaatacatttacaaaataacttgtaatcatttaaaaaaaaaaaaaacctccttgaATTCTTTAAGGGAAATCAATATGCATTCCTCACTTTGGTAGAGGATCTGCTTCCACTGTCTACACATATATATCATTTGTTAAATTAATCTTCAAAGAAATATACTTGCATTTTTCaattatgtacttttaaaattatgtcaatTTATGATGCAAAAAGTTTGTTACTAATCAGCAAACATAAAATTACTAAGATGAAAGTTCCTTGGATAAGTTCACATGAAgtgtaaaaacacaaaataagtaaTTATAAATAATCAAAATCCTTTTTCTTGGTAAACCGAGAAAGCTTGGTAAAAGCTTTCTCTCTTAAAAATTAGTTTACCTGGTTTAAATTACTCAgtctctttatttcattttcagcatCTGTAAAAACAACAATGGATCTGacattaaaattctttaaaataacttaATAATTATCTCCTATACTAAATTCACAAATGAAAtccaattaaaatgttatttataagcATAATTAGCAAGCCCTAACAGTGAAATGTATTTttgctattttgtatttctattttgacTATACCAAAGAAGTCATAATATAAATGTCAGTCAGAAACTATGTTAAAATCCAATTCTATGGACTAGTATAAGAAAGAATTTATAACTGTATTCTGGATGAGTCATAAGTTATTGCCTGTATAAAAACATTAACAATTTCAAAATGAGTTGATTAGTCTGTGTAGCAGGAAATAGTATAAggactaaaattagaaaaaagaaaaaacaatgtatacttataccacaataataaaataatctctcAATTTTCTAAAGTGACTTAGACATGACTACTAATAAAAAGACCATTCAATCTGGTATTAGAGATAGATCCACAAATAGAAGTAGTTCTAGAAGAAGAACACAAAGACAAAATACCATGAGTTCAGCTGAAGTACTTCATTCAatgttcattcaagaaatattgagcatttactatgatGTGAGTTGCTAAACAAGATGGAAAAATTTAGTCCATGCTTGCTCTCAAGAAGCTTACAATTTAGAGAgaagataaaaaaggaaacacatgaGAACAGTACAGTGTGATACAGGGAGCACAGGTGCTACCAGAGCAAAAGGGCCAAACAACTCATCCAGACTGGGAGGGCCAGGGGAGTGGGGTGAATGCGGTCAGGGAAGCAGCAGCGCTAGGTACCTCCCGGTGGATGCAACACCTCTATTGAATCTTAATATACTAAGagttagtggggaaaaaaaacagagacactccacacagaaaaagcaacaaatacaaAGGCAACAGAGCTTAGAGACAACATTGCTGGCTTTAAGGAGCTACAGAGAAAGTTCAACACGGCTAAAGCTTAGAATGTTAGGAAAATGGGAAGAGTTAACTGCAGAGGTAGACAGAGACCAGATCATGAAAGACACCATATGTCCAACTAAGATGTTTAGACTGTATCCTGAAGTTCACAGGGAGCCACAAAGTACTAAAATCAGGGAAGTGACCTGCTTTACATTTCTGAAAAATCATTCTGGCTGcagaaagaaaacatattgaTTGAAGAAGGAATCATGGACACCAGAGAAAAATAGGTAACACTTTTATAATGCTTATTATGGGCTAGACACTGTTCTAGAGAGAACTTCGCAGCGAGTAACTCATAAAATCCTTACTACAACCACGAATGAGATAGTATTATTATCCCAACCATAGAGATGAAAAACCCAAAGCATAGGGATGTTAATTAACTGTCCAAGGTCAGTTAGTTAGTGATGGAGCTGGATTCCAACCTAGtcatgttcttaaccactatgctattcTGCTCTACTAAGAGACTGCTATAGTTAAACAggcaaaaagaaattataattggCTGAAGTTATTCAGTGGCAGTGGAAATGGAGAAAAGGGGAAGGTCTAGGGCAGCaggtttgtttttaaagcaaataaactCATATGGATCACCcaatatattaagtaaataaatttattttgagaaGAACAGAGCTACTCTGAAGTCAAATGACAAAGTCGTCCAGAACCCCACCACACAGCCTTCCCTTTGTCTTCATGGCAGTCCCAAGACTGAGGCACCTATGAGAAACCCTAGAGCTCCTCTGGGACACAATCCTGAAACAGCACTGAGCCAGAGAGAAGTCAAGGAAATAGAACCTATAGGACTTGCAAGGTGGTAACTTCAAGTTTTCTGTTTTGGGAGAGTGGTAAATGCTACCAATCACCAAGGtagggaaaggaagaggggaggaagagggtcaCTCTACTTTGAGCCTAACTCTAAATTTACTCCAGGTCAGGAGCTCCCGATAAACAACTAAGTAAGGAACACAGAAGGGGCAGGCAGGGGGTATCACAAGCACATAAGGGCTAGAAACCTCTAGAGCAGGAATGAGTTCATAAAGTGAGAGTTCATATTGTGAGAAGAggacaaagtgaaaaataaaatgcatctttTCAGTGGAAGAGCTCCCATTATGTTTTCCTGGCATAAATAAATACTGGTGTTTGGCCtatttcattcaatatttattttttgtaacctAGAACACTGGTGCGGTAACTAAATATCATCTTGAGCATAGTAAGTGGTGGAAGACCTATGGCTCTTATTATTCTTAGGTCTGCTTAGATACAGATCATTTTGAAAGGTAATATAGACTTTTGAAGAAGATAGGCTGCATTCTCTAACTGGAGGGTCTGGGCCCTAATGAGTTACAGGAAGTATTTGGTAACCTCCTCTCAACAAATGCTTATATAAACATTTCTCAGAAATCTACATGGCCTCCTAAGTCAATGAGTTCCATGTAAATACTTAAAAGGATGAAGAAGGGAGGCTGAAAGAAACCTAGCCAATCCTTAACCCTTTGTAGTAGAAATATCCTATTTGTGATCTATTAATTATGGCACTGAATCCAAAGCAAGCAATTCTATTCAAATTCCACACAGTCATTTCCATTGATACTTCATTTCCATAAAGTGTTCAATTATTCAAGTGCTTGTCTCTGAAAACAACTAGTATGAAATGAAACACCAATCAGAAATAAGTTCCAAACATTTTATACCAGACAGTGCTTGTTGCAATCTGAACACTTCTTCTTCTACTGAAGAACTGTGTGgaagaattttttccttttctgtcacaGTATCACTTTGCTTCAGAGCGTAAGGCTGCAATTTACTACATTCCAGTTTCAAGCTTTCACATTCTTCAAGTAACTGTCTGTTTTCCACACTTAGTCGTTCTTGGTCCTTCTTCAAAACACCTCTGTCATTTTCTGCagaagataattttttatttatgccttttattttatcctcaagttcttcaattttttttgtaGACTCTACTTTTTCAGTTTGTAGAACTTGAATAGTTTTTTGCATCTCATGGATTTTACAGTGATCAGTTACTGCAATTCCTGAGCCACCtagaacataaacataaaatcaggGACACATCAAATGTCAAGTACCAAGAGACAAATAGCCTGCTATATACAActaaagatttaataaaattcagaacttggaaggcttaaaaaaaaaagctaaaataacACTGAGGTAATACTACTCATTAGAATGTACAAAATCCGAACActaacaccaccaaatgctggtaaggaggtggagcaacaggaactctcattcactgctggtgggaatgcaaactgatacagccagtttggaagagtttaatgatttctttcagaACTAACAAATATGATACTCTtatcgtatgatccagcaatcatattccttaatatttacccaaaggagcagAAAACTtaaatccacacaaaaacctgaacaagaatgttcatagcagctttattcataattgccaaaacttggaaacaactgagatgtccttcagtaggtgaatggataaaaaaactgtGGCACATcctaacaatggaatattattcagcgcttaaaaagaaatgagctatcaagccatgaaaaaacatggaggaagtgtacacctgaaacttatataatattgtacatcaactacacctcaatagggacttccctggtggtccagtgggtaagactccacgctcctaatgcagggagcccgggttcgatccctggttggggaactagatcctgcatgcatgctgcaactaagaagccggcatgccgcaactaaggagtccacatgctgcaacaaagatcctgtgtgtgCAActaagccaaaataaataaatattaaaaaaaaaaaaaactacacttcaataaaaaataaatttaaaaaaaaacatggaggaaacttgaatgcatattactaagtgaaagaagtccatctgaaaaggctacataatatatggttccaactatatgacaattttggaaaaggcaaaacaatgaagataataaaaagatcagtggttttaagggtgggatggggggaatgaataggcagagcacagaggattttttagggcagtgaaaatactctgtatgatattatgatGATATACATTCGTCCAAATCCAAAGAATGTACAACACTAAACGTAAACTCTGAGATAAACATGGACTTTGGGTGACCATGATGTGCCTTGGTAAAAAATGTACTATTCTGATGAATGACGTAGAcagtgggggaggctgtgcatgtgtgggaatGGGATATAAGGGAGATCTCTGTACCTCCTCAgttttgttataaatttaaaaccgctctaaaaaaataaactcttttttaaaaaaaagttaaattaccGTAATacacaaagcatttttaaataaatagttaagGAAAGATATTATTTGAATCAAATACTAAAAAGCCTTTGTATCTGAGTTTGAAATAAAGTGAAAACACACCAAACAATGCAAAGAAGTCTCTGTATTATAACTATTTACCACAAAGGTAAAAGGCCTTTTCCATTTTTGCAGAATCTTGACAATAGTGGTGCCGCTGTAAATTTCTGGCAGATGAGCAGAACCAGTCATTTACTCATTCCTTAGAACTTAGACCAAGTTTACATCAGCTAAGTCTATCAtttaattatgtcatttaatACACTAAACTAACAAAATTAATAACCTTCTTGTAACAGATCTTCCAGTTCTTCAATCCGTTCTTCATAGTCACTTAATTCTTCTCGATGCCGACGAGTTATTTCTGTCAATTTCTGTTGATGTGCATTCTGCAATACTGACATTTCATGTTGATGGTTGTCAATTTCCTGACTTCGGTTCTGtttaagttccttaaaaaataaaagcgaAGTTaaccacatttaaaataaatgaatttaactaAACTATTTTATTGTTGTCCAAAAGtccatattattaaaaataattctctgaACATGCTCAGgctgaaaaatttaaatacaggCCCCAAATCTGGACAATTCTAAAAGACCCCACCCTTTCCTTTCTTGAGCCTTAAAAGCAGTTTTTCTACTTTTAATGAGGGAACACCAGCAAGAAACAACTGAAACAAAATGcaagcaaaaatatctttctctCTTTAGTATCTGTGGCCATGAACTTCTCCTGCTAATGACATATTCCACCAATATCAGTGTCCACCTTCTGGCCAATCTATTCCTGTTGTCCTATTATACCTATCTTTTTGCTCAGTCTTTCCTTCTCTCAGTCTTGACAGGACCCCTAAACTGTCAACCAAGGTGTCTCGCTACCCAAGTTGAGACCACTATCTCTCTCCTAGGAACCTGGATATTCAGCTGCGTCTTTCAAAGAGGGAAATTGCTTAGACCAGAAGCATTATAATAGCTGCACCCTGGAGAGCCTATCCACTGTGTCCCACTACCTAGATCTCTGATGCTGGTCTAATTTCTACCCTTCCTGAGGCCAAAATGCTCAATTTTTCCTTCAATCCTGTGGACAGAGTATCCTGGCTCCTTCTAATAAATCCTCTTATGCTTTACTTAGCCAGAGATGGTTTTTGTTGGTTGTAGCCAAGAATCCTAATCAATAAATTAGCTTCTATTTCCTGAGAAGACAAGTAAAGTTATTCTTTAGTCCTACGCACTTACTTATGTACCAGTACTTGACAAGGAAGTTTACATTTAAACCTCAAAAACAATCCTACAagagaggatttttttccccaatatttttaatgcataaatacatttttacacAAATCATATTGTATATATCGTCCTATATTTTTACTTAAGATATGAACGCtttcttatttaatattaatCAACATCACTTTTAACAGCTTTTAAGACTTTGTATACATTCATGATGGTTTCTGAAGCATACATTTCCAGGTAGAATTTTAAAGTCAAAAGGCAATGTTTAAGGCTTCTGGTATTGATTGCCACAGACAGCATCtattcacatctcaccagcagcatTAGAGTCCCAATTTCCCTGAATCTTTGTTAGTTTTATGAGGGAAAAAAAGTGCCATCTCAACTCTTcctttaatatacatttttaattctaGC comes from Balaenoptera ricei isolate mBalRic1 chromosome 2, mBalRic1.hap2, whole genome shotgun sequence and encodes:
- the TRIP11 gene encoding thyroid receptor-interacting protein 11 isoform X2; the protein is MSSWLGGLGSGLGQSLGQVGGSLASLTGQISNFTKDMLMEGTEEVEELPNARRKEVEAIHAILRSENERLKKLCTDLEEKHEASELQIKQQSMSYRNQLQQKEVEISHLKARQIALQDQLLKLQSAAQSVISGAGGVPATTASPSFGYGLSHHASAFHDDDMDFGDIISSQREINRLSNEVSRLESEVGHWRHIAQTSKAQGSDSSDQSEICKLQNIIKELKQNRSQEIDNHQHEMSVLQNAHQQKLTEITRRHREELSDYEERIEELEDLLQEGGSGIAVTDHCKIHEMQKTIQVLQTEKVESTKKIEELEDKIKGINKKLSSAENDRGVLKKDQERLSVENRQLLEECESLKLECSKLQPYALKQSDTVTEKEKILPHSSSVEEEVFRLQQALSDAENEIKRLSNLNQDNNLAEDNLKLKMHVQVLEKENSLLNQEKEELQISLSKLNNEYEVIKSTAARDMDLDSELCDLRRNLEAKEQELNQSITEKEILIAELEELDKQNQEATKHMILIKDQLSKQENEGDNVISKLKKDLNDEKKRVHQLENDKMNITKELDVQKEKLIQSELVVSDLHLTKQKLEDKVADLVDQLNKLHTKNLNIQKENFELQERIKQKEEELSRVRDELITQSLLNRDSNSNFKDDLLKEREAEVRNLRQNLSEIEQLNENLKKVAFDLKMENEKLNLACENVRHQLEESIAGNNQISQEKNAIVEALKIEKEQLDAELCRAEKRLLEETNKYEQTMEELSNARNLSISALQLDHEHLIKLNQEKDFEIAELKKNIKQMDTDHKETKKILSSSLEEQKQLTQLVNENEIFIEKLKERSSELQEELDKYTQALRKNENLRQTIEEKDRSLGSMKEENNHLKEELERLREQQSRAAPVAEPKTLDSITELESEVNQLNILKDNLKEEIKHHQKIIEDQNQSKIQLLQSLQEQKKEMDEFRYQHEQMNATHTQLFLEKDEEIKSLQKTIEQIKTQLHEERQDVQTENSVIFQETKVQGLNIENGSEKHDLSKAETERLVKGIKERELEIKLLNEKNISLTKQIDQLSRDEVGKLTQIIQQKDLEIQALHARISTASYPQDVVYLQQQLQAYAMEREQVLAVLSEKTRENSHLKTEYHKMMDIVAAKEAALNKLQDENKKLSTRFESSGQDMFRETIQNLSRIIREKDIEIDALSQKCQTLLTVLQTSNTENEVGGVNSNQFEELLQERDKLKQQVKKMEEWKQQVMTTVQNMQHESAQLQEELHQLQAQVLVDSDNNSKLQVNYTGLIQSYEQNETKLKNFGQELAQVQHSIGQLCNTKDLLLGKLDIISPQLSSGSSLTSQSAESLRTIKSDVLSESSKQEIEELRKSLQEKDATIRTLQENNHRLSDSIAASSELERKEHEQTDSEIKQLKEKQDNLQMSLKEKDLLIKAKSDQLLSLNENFTNKVNENELLRQAVTNLKERTLILEMDICKLKGENEKIIETSREKETEYQALQETNMKFSMMLREKEFECHSLKEKALAFEHLLKEKEQGKTGELNQLLNAVKSMQEKTVIFQQERDQVMLALKQKQMENTAVQNEVQHLRDKELRLNQELERLRNHLLESEDSYTREVLAAEDREAKLRKKVTVLEEKLVSSSNAMENASHQASLQVESLQEQLNVASKQRDETALQLSMSQEQVKQYALSLSNLQMVLEHFQQEEKAMYSAELEKHKQLVAEWKKKAENLEGKLVSLQERLDEANAALDSASRLTEQLDLKEEQIEELKKQNELRQEMLDDVQKKLMNLVNSTEGKVDKVLMRNLFTGHFHTPKNQRHEVLRLMGSILGIKKEEMEQLLNEDQGGVTKWMTGWLGGGSKSVPNTPLRPNQQSLLNSSFSELFVKFLETESHPSIPPPKLSVHDMKPLDSPGRRKLDTSVPGSFKDTTESRSGRRTDVNPFLAPRSAAVPLINPAGLGPGGPGHLLLKPISDVLPTFTPLPVLPDNSAGVVLKDLLKQ